In the genome of Oncorhynchus clarkii lewisi isolate Uvic-CL-2024 chromosome 4, UVic_Ocla_1.0, whole genome shotgun sequence, one region contains:
- the LOC139407133 gene encoding tubulinyl-Tyr carboxypeptidase 2-like: MTGPNATSTCSPAAKMGRHRSKSTSGSTYCNSSPGAESATLSTPNNAGRSSGEEDEKDGGVLFYVNRTGFPIEGVTWERMWTHVAKVHPDGQDMVSKIRNAAYLPKHPVPSVPNFKPSMSVPAWLLAIQNYMKALQYNHTGTQFFEIRKTRPLCGLMESAREMIRESLPIKCLEAVILGIYLTNGLTSVERFPISFKTQFSGNHFHHVVLGVYCNGRYGTLGMSRRQDLMDKALTFRTLSELVMEFEDSYRRYQHTLKKVKIGLYVPHDPHVFQPIEWKYLVLNAARLGREDMRKELEKHGRDMRMKILKSSSAQSPIKERTRGKSLSPHRRQSSPQRRHIHRRDKSPAALDRKPAELSTLNDGYQIRI, translated from the exons ATGACTGGACCCAACGCCACTAGCACTTGTTCACCTGCAGCTAAGATGGGGAGGCACCGATCCAAAAGTACCAGTGGCAGTACGTACTGCAACTCGAGCCCGGGCGCTGAATCTGCCACCCTTAGCACCCCCAACAACGCTGGACGTTCATCGGGAGAAGAAGATGAGAAAGATGGGGGTGTGCTCTTTTACGTGAACAGAACTGGTTTTCCCATTGAGGGTGTCACTTGGGAGAGGATGTGGACTCATGTAGCCAAAGTACACCCCGATGGACAAGACATGGTCAGCAAGATAAGGAATGCTGCATACCTTCCCAAA CACCCTGTGCCATCGGTCCCCAACTTCAAGCCCTCCATGTCTGTCCCTGCCTGGCTGCTGGCCATCCAGAACTACATGAAGGCACTGCA ATACAATCACACAGGAACTCAGTTCTTTGAGATAAGGAAGACCAGACCATTGTGTGG GTTGATGGAGAGTGCGAGAGAAATGATCAGGGAATCTCTTCCAATCAAATGCCTTGAAGCTGTCATCCTTGGAAT ATACCTGACCAACGGGCTGACGTCGGTGGAGCGTTTCCCCATCAGCTTCAAGACCCAGTTCTCAGGGAACCACTTCCACCACGTGGTGCTGGGCGTCTACTGCAACGGACGCTATGGTACGCTGGGCATGAGCCGCCGCCAAGACCTCATGGACAAGGCCTTGACCTTCCGCACGCTCAGCGAGCTGGTGATGGAGTTCGAGGACTCATACCGTCGCTACCAGCACACGCTGAAGAAGGTGAAGATCGGCCTGTACGTGCCCCACGACCCGCACGTCTTCCAGCCCATCGAGTGGAAGTACCTGGTGCTCAACGCCGCCCGcctggggagagaggacatgAGGAAGGAGCTGGAGAAACATGGCCGAGACATGAGGATGAAG ATCCTGAAGTCATCGAGTGCCCAGTCTCCCATCAAAGAACGGACCAGAGGCaagtctctctccccccaccgCCGACAGAGCAGCCCCCAAAGACGCCACATCCACCGGAGAGACAAGTC